In the Apis mellifera strain DH4 linkage group LG13, Amel_HAv3.1, whole genome shotgun sequence genome, TCTCACGTTACTAAACGAGCGATCGTTCTTATCCCTGCCCAAATTTCACGAGCAGTGGGCACGATTTGCGATGCTGGAAGCAAGAATCCGTATGTTCCTCGATCACGAAGTTCCAACGTGTAAGCGTATTTTATACCGGCTACACCCTTGGCCCAATCGTCAGAAGCACCTAAAATTTACcaagtatttttcaatttttctatccaATAAGAATTTTAGCAAATAGctaaaagaaatcaataagatttttcattatatcgtaaaaattgcaaaatttccaatttatcgTATTTTCATTGACCATTCTTTAGCCTTCCAAATTCGCGTACAAAGATATTCGTGcatcgatataattaaatttaagtatttGACATTTTTGCACCAAATCTGATGTAAacgaaaatccaaaaaaagaactgtatcatcgattaattgcccgtgcaaaaaaagaaaaaaaaatatttcacattaatACTTGAcacttctaaaaatatttctttattttttctacacACAAtcgctatatataatattaattctatatataatctttcggCCAAGTCTTGTGCTCGACAATTCATTAtcagtttaattaattgttacgaAACAAACACATAAGAGAGAGCACGTAAATGAAGGTgggaatactttttaatttttaattatcggaACAAGATTGATAAGAATCGTTTACTTCCCACCTTCCCTCTATCCGTGTAATTAATCGTACCTGACCATACCTGAGGTTGGATATAACAAATCGGCTGATGGACCGAGCTGATAATCGGTCCCGTGCACCTTCGAGATCGCCCCTATTGCTCTCTTAGCTACGCTCATCAATTCCGTGTAATCGGACGGTTTCGAATACGTGTATCCCCACGGGACGAGCCACATTTGCGAGTAAGAGTGCAACGTCAGATAAACCcttgaacaattttattttattccatccgTCCTCGATCAAATGtgaattcgaatcgatataCCTGATATCCTTCTTATTGGCCAAGATGTAATCGGCCATCGCCTTGGTTTCCGGCTCGGAGAAGGCTCGTGGACCGGCGTAAGTTTCGTGGCAGGGGTCCAGACTTGCCCCACCCTCCTTCACCTCGCCCCAATGGTATCCAAAATTCCTGTTCGGGTCGACGCCCTCGCACTTACCCCATAACCACTTCGCGTAATGGTTCAACAATTGAAGGAAGCTGTAATCGGTGTACCTatgcaaagagaaaaaatatttattatcgttcttgccattttctaaaaaaaaaaataggacgACGAGGATCGTCGTACCGACTGTCGTCTTGATTCTCCTCGTGGTTGCTCCTCGTCTTCCTCCACAATCTGTCGCTCGTGTGACTGTACTCGTACCCGTCCGGATTCGCGACAGGCAAGATCATCCAGTCTGAATTCTCCAGCAATTTAGCGTAGCTCGAGTTCTTCTCGACTAACTGGCTGACGATGTAGGTCGCTACAGCGGAACCGATCCATTCGCGCGCGTGCATGCCTACCGAATGTGAGgacaattcgagaaaaatacgGAATAACGGGACAGGATCGCGTCGTGGAACGCGTTGAGCATGAAAAATGCTCCTCTGAAAAATTCTGCCTCCTCgaaacttctttctttcgagaaaaatttcatgcTTCGACAATTAAAGGGAAATTCGAGATTCGCGCATAACTTTCTCCaagaaaatctttgaaaaaaaggaaaaatttgagaagtttgatattttgattatttcaattacatcatcgtaaaaattaaattaatctcaggaagaaagaagtttttctatttcttcatttGCATATCTTccggtaatttattattactgttcttgtatatgtaatatttgatCGAAACAAGATAATTAGAAAGAGATACGAAACTACAAGCATTAAAAGTATGCTGTATGAGATGCTGACTTATTCATACAGGAATAACTGTTTCTCAGAGGTGGACATCGATTCATACTCGGTGTTTACAGTATGTTtacttatttacattaattaaatgagataatctttaaatataaattctgatGTAACTTTAAACTGGTTTTGCacgaatattacaaaattttatcgttttatcaattatatttagcttcttattgaaaaagaaagaaataaataaatgtatcgcGCATAAATTTCCGTATCTATCCGACGAATCTATCCAACATCCTATCTTCCCGGCCttggaattttaatcgtaCACAGGAAATCGatcatttctttcaaaaagaaatggatTCCAGGCTAGAAATTGCCTCGTGCGTGCAGCCGTGCGCGGAAGGATTTCCACGTTTATTATGCGGAGTACACAACGTCGTTTGAACCATAAATTCCACGGAATAACCaacgagaataataataaagaaaccgCTTTCGTGCTGTCAAAGATCAAACGCGCTGCGATCCGAAGAAAATTTGAGCCACGTACGACGAATGtcgtgtataatttttacgcgtattcttctttcttttttttctcgatgtaGACAAATTTATTTCCTGCTATGATATAATATGGGAATCGAAACTCACCAGCGTCTATCCACACAGCCGATTTGGATCCATTCTTCTTGTTTCGCCCGTTCGAAATTTTGACCATTTTAATGGGTTGACCCTCGTAACTGTGACCTATCGTTATCACTTCGACCAGTTTAGGATACTTCAGAGTTAGATACTCCATGTACCTGACgatctctgaaaaaaaaaaaagaaagaaagaaaaatacaaagattttatttatatattcgttataaaaataaaaacgtataTTGTAAAATGCGTTGCAACGCTCGATAATTCTTCGTGAATTCAATTCTAACaggaatattattatcctGTAGTGGGGGAGTAGTGGGGAGAGATAGGTTGGGAGTATGGCATAGGAGGAAGGCAGGAATGGTAAGAGGAGATTGAGAACGGTGGAGGGGCTACTTGGAACCAGGGGATCATATTCGCGCTGAAAGTTTCCTTTATTAGAAAAGTTCAATGGGAAAGAGTTGTTAGTTCGTTTCGCCAAGATTCACGTAGAATTCCGAATCTCAAAGGATGTAACTAACGTTTAAATAtcagaataatagaaaatttccaaGTTCGACAATTTGTCATACCTCCATACCGATGATATCGTTTCCAAGTCATACTGTGTCCCTGGCTCGAGACCAGATCATCGCGTTGTTCCTTCGACATTTTTGGATTTTGATTCGCTATCGTTTTCTATCgcaaaggaaggaaaaaaaggaaagaagcaaTTAAACGATTTGtcgtaagaattaattttatcttcgactcggcttttcttttttaataatcttttttccgATATCATCTCGTACCTGAATATTCGTTATCAGAACTTTGAAATCGATTCCTTTGTCTCTAAGGAATATTTTCAGTTCGGAGACAAGATCTGGGGCGACGACCACGTCGGTTGTTctagaataaattatcaaagtaaTTCATAGAATTGAGATTGAAGAAGTTAGAAAGAGGGAAATACACGAAACACACTTGTTGTACATCGGCTCGctccaaaatttaatatcctcGGTCTCGGTCTCCTTCAGCTCCTTCAACTCCTTCACGTGGCCTTGGGAACTAGGGAACAATCTGATCAATTGATAATTCTTGTAATTCACTCGGTTGGGTTTAGGCTTGCCACTTTTCTCCGTGCCGATGATACTAGTCACGATGGAATCGAGTCCGTTAGCCATCACGGTGAACACAGAATCGACGATGTTCGAGAAAGAGAATCCTCTGATTTCATTATCGATTGTTAAATCATCTTCCGTCTCGTTGTACACCATATTCTCTCCTACCGTAAATCTAAAACAAAAtccacgattctttttttctttcaaatcctCGATCGTAGTTTTATCTTTATGAATCACTGGAAATccaatctttatctttaaattccaACGAGCGAGGaatgtattcaaaaattacGATCCACGATCgacgataattataaaataatacaaacgaTCACCAAACCTCATATGAACGttctattgaaaattgaaaaattctattcaaaattgaacaaaaaaaaaaaaaagggaaagatcGAAATTCAGccacgaaaaatataatattcctcCAACCTTGCTTCACGATTCTTCTTATCGAACGGCCAATCGTTCTTGTTCAAGGACGAGCAATTGTACTCCCCCGCGggcaaaaattcgaaatcggCGCGCTGCGGCCGAGCCGTGGCTCGATCCGAGGCGATGATCACCGATAAACCGAACACGAGGCGGAAAATCGACTTCAAGTCGACAGCCATGGCCGGCCTGAATCCCCAGGCATGTACCGGGATGTACGGTCGTCGCGACGTCTTCCCGTTGACTAATCCGTGTCTGGTGCAAACCAGTCTTTCCGTTGCTCCGTACGCGAAAAACGACAATTTCACTGGACCTGCCCCACGGGCTTGACTTACGGGATTTCTGTGCGCTATTCAATACACCTCGTGGGAACTTTTATGGCCTCGTGGATGGATGGTGGATAGAAGGTTagtggaataaataaattctactcCGATCCTTTGCGAATAAATCTATGTGGATGGATCGATGATTTATTcatctttaattcttttcccAATTCTCGTCGATtatgatatttctatttatttatttatttatttattcatttacttttcttttttttgaattgttcGGAGAGTTAATCGTTTATTGCTTCGATCGAGAGGAATCCGGTCGacaggaaatattttaacacttTTATTCGTGACATTACAGCACCATTCCATTCTAATTCGTTAACGGTAATCGAAGGAGGTAATTTTCTTACCTACCTTGTTCAATCCTTGTCCAACTCTCCTCGAACCtcgagataaaaatgataaacagGAGGTTGCGGAATGAAATCGcgctaatttttttcttttttctttctttttttcttcttttgaccGGTTTCCCtttcgttttaaataattctactgTACCACACACAGATATTTACAAGTTAACGTAACGAGGAAAGTAAAGTTTTTACCGTATTTcacgataattttcatttccgtTCACTTTTCATCATTCTTCTACTTTTGCATCGTTCAAGTAAGATTATTAGTCcagatatatgatttattagataataacGAGCATATTTTGCgagaagaaacaagaaaaaagaaaaaggtggGGGAGagatggagggaggggggcAAAGTTCTCATACCTCTCCATAATCCGTTTGTAAAATGTTAAATCGTTCTCTCCTGAAATCAAAAGAGGGATTGGATCATTCTGGGATTACGCTgcgaatatgatttattatcgttTACAACTATAAGAGCATTACCCGGGTGTTTCCCCGGGTATATTGCGGCAATACAATTATTGCGTGAACGTACGTAATGATAGAGcgtaaataagtaattaataattaataattatattataataatgactGGTGTTAAATTAATGTTACTCTGTTAGTCGGCTTTCCACTTGtacgaaaagaaattgaaacgtACACAGATACAAAGAGGCGGGGAGAGATGATCGCGCCGCGCGGCCATCCGCGAGGTCGCTCGGCCACGGGGGACGACATCGAGGAAGAAAGTAGAGGAGAttgatcgagaagaaaaatctttcggATCCTTGATTGTATCCTTGCGATCGAGATCTCGTACGTTCCTTGTCTCAGAATTCGTTTTATATACGAGTATACGCGTCGAATTTTGACTAGCAGCAGCACGGTGTGTCTacgacgagaaaaagaaaaaaaaaaaaaatccctcgaCCTTCGTTTCGTCCATCCATCGACGATTGGATTGGATTGAAGAAGAGGGAGATCCCCTCGCAACGAGATCCAGACTGATCTTCCCGATCTTGCAGTTGAAGAACAAGTAGGAGAAGAAGTGGTAGACGAACGGGAAagtaaaggaaaggaaaaattttttcgcgaCGTCGAGGAAcgacgataaatatttcttttcttctttctttttttttatatcgtggATCCTCTCGTGGCACGGTATTGTCGTATAATTACACGTATAataaacgatttttctttccgtGATAATTGACTGCTTGTCGTCGTCCCCGCCGATCTCATCTTCCTTCGtcgattttccaatttttttcctttttcttttcctttttctttttcttttttttattttctagacGAACGAAGGAGGACGTCACTCGTGAGGACGAATTACAATGGCAAGAACCTACGGGGAGAGTACCACCAAACAAAAATGTGATGTTTCGATTTCGATACTTTCGCTCTACTCCTCTTCGAGTATCGTTTACTTATTCAGTTCCGTCACGTTGACgcgtttcgaaggaaaaaaaaaaaaaaagagagagagaaaagaaaaaaaaaattaaaaatttctcttcctttttttctttttccctccctccctccctccccattTTATTCCTCGACGATTTATCGTCGATCCTTATCTCGGTGAGCTCCTTCGGATtgtctcctcctcccttccgcCCTTCCACACTGCGTTTCATTACTTTCTCGTGTTTCAACTTATTTACAGTTATTTAtagaacgttttttttttaccatcgtAACGTAAAACGTTGAACCGCTGCTTTCTCTGTGGAACATGGCGGGCTTACGATACACAGGCACGGCTCCGCAACAACGACGCAacattttcttcgataaaCATTACTCGAGAGTCCCAACGTGTAACGtggttaataatatatataatatatatatattcaactatatttttcttgcgatcttcttctttttttttcttcttttccttttttctttcttttttttttcttttttctttttttttgtaacaatGTGTACGTACATACGCGTGCAAactaacttctttttttctttttttttttattattatcttccgCGATCGAGACACGTACTCGCGAGGCTGCGCTTCGAACGCGCGACGATCTTCTTTCCGAGATTCGCGCATAGAGCACGCGGTCGATTAACTCGTCAACTATACCTATCAACTATCGGTACGTTCGCTTGCAAATAACATACGCGTTTTCGCGCGTATTATTGGTGTCTATCTCACCAGTGGTGGTGGAAGCAAAGTATAACGTCGTGTTCTTGTAACTTCGTCTCTGaacgaatatataatgattataaaaagagagagagaaaagaaagaaaacgaattcGTTTATCGGCGGGACGTTAGACAGATCGAAGATCGATAGATTGCTTTTCGATTGCGATGGACGATTATTGGTGGAGCGTGGTGGATCCTTTGGAGGTGGAGTCAAGTAGAAGACGTAAAAAATTCGtagaaaatatgtatacaacGATGATAGACGAATAAACGCgtgataataattcttaaggTAAAGATCctcgaatattttccattttacaaaaatacaacGCAATACAACGTGGAAGTTGCAATCCCGCCATCGTACTTTGCTCCGGGTATCCgggttttttcttcttttttatattactctACCTATCAcctattaataatcataaacaaCGAGCATTGTAACGATCGtcgcattattaattaattaattaattttcattctcttctGCGATGATGAAACGTGTGATCACATCGACACGGAGGATGGAATCgagtttcatatatatatatatatgtatcgtatCATATAAACCTCTTCCGTTTAGAACAATAACGAATCAATTCCCTATCGTTCTAATCTCTACCTAATAGTTTTGCTTAGAACGTTTTCATGCTCTACTGACTCTGTCTCTACGTTCAACAACGCGCCAACATCTATCGACTCCGAGAGTCATCAACTAATCGTCGTTTTCGAACGAACAGCAcgctcatatatatatataactatatttgtTCGGTGAAACGGCGGTCAAGCTGTATTCATTCTTCGCGATGAATCGCGCTTTTATgggttttttttccttttcttttcttttcttttcttttcttttcttctcttttcctttttcatcgattcttGTCAGGCCTCGAAGACGAAAAACCGTTATATTCATGCATCTTGGAGGACGCGTGAGACGAATAAAAAACCGATTTACACGATGTTGGCCTTCGCTATGGAGTTGCCCATCATGACCTTGTTCACGAAATTCACTATGGCCGTGGCTGGTTGCTCCGGTTCTAGCTCGGCGAACACGTGACACTGGTTGTCCGATTTGTGCGCCGGTTTCCTGGCGACGAATCCGAAACATCGACTGAAACGGAACGAAAGAAACGTAATCACGATCACGTAAGGAAATTATTTcgcgaattattatttgcagaaaatattaaacttgaaaagaaaatatgaataacaaTTTCATCGAAACGTATAAAGAAAGAACAACGTACTGGGCGCTGACCGATCGCCCTGTCTCCTCGCTGGCGAAATCCCAGGTGCGCTCCTCCGTGTCCAGACCGCAATAACTGATATTATTCGTGGGATAATGCCTACGGAAGAACAACTTTCGCGCGTTATCCGTCAGGGTGATCCCTTGGGTGGAAACTTTGAAATGAACTATAGTCGCGGCGGGCAACGGTTTTTGCTCGAACATGGTCGTCACTGCCTTCTTGATGGCTTGAGGCCCGGTCAACGATTCCATGTCCATGGTGAACAGGTACAAAACATTGCAGGCTGGAAGAAAAGACGATCAACGAACACGGAAATTCGAtcgcaattatattaattacaatatcacaagagaaagaaaagagagaaaggaaaaaagcatCCAAGGAGAGGATCGATCTTCCGATTCCTTTCGATCTCGATTTACCTGCACCCTGCGCGAGCAGTTGCTGCGTGCTGTTCGTCCCTGGCGAATCAAGGGCTCTGGCCGCAGCTTCCGGTTCTGGGAGCAGGAGCGGGCACGGTAGAGCCATCGCCATCAAGCTGTGCTGGTAAACCAACGCCGACAACGAGCTGAAAACCGGCTCGTTCGCGCATCCCTTCAATCTGACGCCTCTCGAGGTGGGCTCGATTAAAAAGTGCCTGACCAGCTCGCTGGACGGGTCCCTGGGACTGCTGGGCGCGCCTGGAGGTGGGGTCGCCACCTTCAGGGCGAGTCCAAACGCCCCCGGGAACGAATTGCTGTCCCGGACGACGAACGTACCCGGCGCCGCGTCCTTCAGCATCGAGATCGCTGAGAAATGTTAATCaacaaatgttaattaatattattaacctCCCTCCTCAACAATTCGCAATTGTTCTTTCCTCCACTTCTTCTTcggatgtgtatatataatacctTGCTCCCGAGATATGTTAGGTTTGTACCAGATTCTGCTCGTGTCGCGCACGAATTTCACGTTCACGTCCGCCACCTCTTGAGGCTCGGTGTTCGAGTGCACACTGGACCGTCTTGAACCGTAATACTGCACCTGAGGAGACGATTGGCCACCGCTGTTTATGGATGTGTACGACGTGGCACTCTTCCaaggggaaaagaaagaaaagaaaaagagaaaaatttaataagaaaatacgattttattgattttttttaaagaaacattcGTTTTTATATACCTTAGGATTTTGGGCGAATTCGATATGGGTCGGAGTACCAGGGCTGCGCGAGACAGCTTGCGACTGTTGTTGCATCGTTGTTGGCTCGTTTATCGGAGAAACAGATCGGTCCTTGCTACAAGGAAGAAATCACACGCATCGTTACAAACTGCATTTTCGAGAAGGTTCGTTTTCCGCGTGCAGGCAGACGCGTGTGTGTTCTGTGAtctttgtgtgtgtgtatgtgtacgtGTGTATTGTCAGGTGATTCGTGCAAGATGGCGTGTACGCCGTGAGAAAACACTGGAAATGTGGTACATACAAGAgcgaggggggagaaaaaaaaatgaaaggacAGGGAAAAGGAATACATCGATTAAGGAAGTACAGGCAGAAAATGAATAtgtgtgagagagaaagagagagagacacgaaTATATCGTCGTAATTTactgctttttttctttttttttctcaatctaAGAACGACGAttcacacacacgcacacacatctatatacatatacgattACCAAGAAAACAGTtgtcattaaataaatgataatgcacgttattattatatatatatatatatgtgtgtatatatgttaatCAACGTGATATCACGCGAATGTTTCCTTCTTTctggatattatttattaataaaaaagcctgtcgatgataattattacgtttccttatattttttttttctttttttttttttaactttggtGATACATTCCATTGGTTGGATGACAATCGTGCTTTCACGATGCAAGAAGCTCGAGCTTTTGTTAGTCCGACAGGTGCAAATATAGACACACACTCACAAACGAACAATGCGTGGTTCTTAGCTCttcggttctttttttttttttttttttttccatcacgATGCTGAGATCCGGAAAAACGCATCTCTTGCAACCGTatcgatcaatttcaatttcaatcatcCCATGTCCCATGGATACtttcaaatattccaattaattttacattatcgaTCCCCATATCTTACTTTCCATCTCTTTTACTTCACGATACGGTTgcagataatatatatatatatgtacaccgATAGTTACAGATAGTTAGTGGCACGACATTAAACATTCACGGCGCATCCCGTCGTTCAGAAACGCGGATCCATCATTTTACACGCGTTCCAGTGCTctgaaacaatatatattacctATAGTCGAACGACGCCGATTGGTTAGTGAGCGGCCATCGTTTGTTATGCGTTTGTTTAAGTGGCCCGCTTGCCGGGAAACTCAAGCGTCTAGAATCACGAATATCGTACTGTGTCATAATCATTCCTCCATCCAGCAATGTTCGATGGAAGATAAATACTCCATCGAATGATATTTGCCtcgttttaaaaagataattcaaaaaaaaaaaagggaaagaaaatcaTCCtgttttaattcgttttaaaaaaattgaattaattaactgATCATTTTATCCTAATAATTCTCAATTGTTGAATTGATtgttgaaagaaagagaaacaaaagatCAATCGTTTTcttacgatatttttcatcgaatttattttataattttacgattcGAAGGAATAAGAACGGAATTTAAAcggaaatcaatgaaaattaattatacgatcgaagaaaaataataacccACCTCTGTGTTGTCGGACTCTTGGGTGGAAGCCCCGTCTCTTTCGAGACTTCTCTTCGTTCTTCGATGTAGATCGTTCGTTCGCTCGCGTAATTCCCgacgttgttgttgttgttcccGGCTGCCTCGacgttattcaaattattgttgttgttgttcacGTTGTACGTGGCGTTCGTGCTGTATGAGCGATCAGCCGCGAACGTGACCGTGGGCGACGAGTTGTTCACGTACGGGGTCCGGGGATGCACAGGAAATGCCGGAGTTTGAGGCCTCGACGCGCTGCTCACCACCGCGCTTCCGGGACTTATGCTCCTCTCGGTCCACGATGAAGCGGAGTCATTGTGCGACTGCAAGTTTTCGTCCGATTTttaaccatttttttttctttctttcttaaaaccATCAACCATTTCGAATATGGTTCTTCTCGTTTACAAAAAGATGCGGCATACTTAAATAAATCTCATCTAATGCTTCCGGTTCAAGCAAGGTGGTGTTCCAAGcgattttcgaaaatgtaCGAAAGATAAAGATCTGCGGTGAAAACATACGTGCAACGATCggagagaaattttcttcgaatacaGTGTATTCTCACAATATACTTCTATCATCAATAAAtgggaattttaattttgaaaaagatggaTTCTATCTAATAATCATCTGATCGAGAGagcgaaatttttgaaatcgatccgttaaaaaaattggacaAAGAGAAAACGATGAAAATCTCTCTCCTGCCGTGCGAACTAAGAGTGAAAACTACTAGAGTGAGGATGGCCGCTGGAGGAGAGGGACAAACCTGGGTGCAATTCTGCCATGCTTTGGGCGACTGGTTAGGGGAGCAATTAGTGATGGCGTTAACAACGTTGCTGCTCGCATTCGTCGTGGTTGCTGCGCCTATACTACTCGGCGCATGATGATCGTTCGTGTCTGTCttgctgttgctgttgttgttgttgttgttagtCACCGTATGGGATGATCGAATGGGCGAAATTTCAGCCAATGATTGAATGAGGCTCACGAGAGGGTCCGGATTGTTGCGCGTGCTCGATTGTTGCTGATCGACCATCGTCAACAATCCTCCGTCCACGTGGTCGGCGGTCCTCTCAACGTTCCCGGCCAACGTGGTCGAGCTCAAACACACGATTCGATTTCTCGATTCCGGTCGAGTGTTACGAGGCATGGTCGTGGCGAAATCTTGGCCAATCGTTGCTTGTTTCTGTTGCTCCGCGTTGCTCGCGGCCaactgct is a window encoding:
- the LOC726391 gene encoding carboxypeptidase B isoform X1, which translates into the protein MAVDLKSIFRLVFGLSVIIASDRATARPQRADFEFLPAGEYNCSSLNKNDWPFDKKNREARFTVGENMVYNETEDDLTIDNEIRGFSFSNIVDSVFTVMANGLDSIVTSIIGTEKSGKPKPNRVNYKNYQLIRLFPSSQGHVKELKELKETETEDIKFWSEPMYNKTTDVVVAPDLVSELKIFLRDKGIDFKVLITNIQKTIANQNPKMSKEQRDDLVSSQGHSMTWKRYHRYGEIVRYMEYLTLKYPKLVEVITIGHSYEGQPIKMVKISNGRNKKNGSKSAVWIDAGMHAREWIGSAVATYIVSQLVEKNSSYAKLLENSDWMILPVANPDGYEYSHTSDRLWRKTRSNHEENQDDSRYTDYSFLQLLNHYAKWLWGKCEGVDPNRNFGYHWGEVKEGGASLDPCHETYAGPRAFSEPETKAMADYILANKKDIRVYLTLHSYSQMWLVPWGYTYSKPSDYTELMSVAKRAIGAISKVHGTDYQLGPSADLLYPTSGASDDWAKGVAGIKYAYTLELRDRGTYGFLLPASQIVPTAREIWAGIRTIARLVT
- the LOC726391 gene encoding carboxypeptidase A2 isoform X2, translated to MAVDLKSIFRLVFGLSVIIASDRATARPQRADFEFLPAGEYNCSSLNKNDWPFDKKNREARFTVGENMVYNETEDDLTIDNEIRGFSFSNIVDSVFTVMANGLDSIVTSIIGTEKSGKPKPNRVNYKNYQLIRLFPSSQGHVKELKELKETETEDIKFWSEPMYNKTTDVVVAPDLVSELKIFLRDKGIDFKVLITNIQKTIANQNPKMSKEQRDDLVSSQGHSMTWKRYHRYGEIVRYMEYLTLKYPKLVEVITIGHSYEGQPIKMVKISNGRNKKNGSKSAVWIDAGMHAREWIGSAVATYIVSQLVEKNSSYAKLLENSDWMILPVANPDGYEYSHTSDRLWRKTRSNHEENQDDSRYTDYSFLQLLNHYAKWLWGKCEGVDPNRNFGYHWGEVKEGGASLDPCHETYAGPRAFSEPETKAMADYILANKKDIRVYLTLHSYSQMWLVPWGYTYSKPSDYTELMSVAKRAIGAISKVHGTDYQLGPSADLLYPTSGMVRCF